Genomic DNA from Cucumis melo cultivar AY chromosome 10, USDA_Cmelo_AY_1.0, whole genome shotgun sequence:
TTGGGCACTTCTAGCTATTAACGCATATGATGAGACAGTCTATTATCTTGACTCACTTCGAACAACATCAACAGTAGATATTAGATATGTCACTAACACGTAAGTAAGCTTTCTTCATATATGATGTTTTCCATCTTAAAGATTACTTCATTATAACGTCTAGTTGTTTGTTGGTATTAGGGCTATTACTATCTTCCGATCTCAGAAGAATATTCAAACAAGTCGTAAACAACCAATATGGAAAACAGTGAAGGTAAGTGTACACATatttcttggcaatatgcattatattgggtagtatgtgaatgtttcttggcaatatgaatactatgtggttgtttcttggaaatatgcattatattgggtagtatgtggttgtttcttggAAATATGAATTATATTGGGTAGTATGTGATTGTTTCTTCACAATATGCACTATTTTGGATACTATGTaattgtttcttggcaataggaatactatgtggttgtttcttggaaatatctattatattgggtagtatgtggttgtttcttggaaatatgcattatattgggtagTATGTGATTGTTTCTTCACAATATGCACTATTTTGGATATTATGTAATTGTTTCTTGACAATAGGAATactatgtggttgtttcttggaaatatgcattatatgtggttgtttcttggAAATATGCATTATAGTGAGCGGCAGAAGCTTTAGAGGACCTTGTGTGAGGGAGATTGAGAAATTGGGAGGAGGAAAACTTAGgttaattctaaaaattgggagGGGGAAAACTTAGGGTTAattctttttacaaaatttgggGGGAAAAAATTTTGGTAAAGTAAAATTTGAAGAGGAAAAATTAATTGttagggtttaatttttttacaaatttgggggaaagtaaaattagaagagggaaaattaatttttagggtttaatttttttacaaaattgggGAAAAAATTTGGCAAAGAGTAAAATTAGAAGAGGGAAAATTAATTGttagggtttaattttttttataaaattggGGGAAAAAGGTTGGGAAAGTAAAAATTAGAAGAggaaaaattttaattgaaaaaattatatattacttgacaattttttaaatgtcaagtaattaaaaataatcttgACAATTTTAACGTGTCaagtatttaaaagaaaaagacaaaaaatttgggttttttcaatctctcttattcttgacactcttttatgttatttgaaagtttttcttaaaactgtcaagtatatcaattgtaaaagcgtcaagtaaacccaattttgtagtagtgaagttacctaggtcatcttaatgaaatagaaacctaactagttaacagagttacatctaatggttactattttgtggtctagtcttatgcaaactcattgcatatgataccctcactcgcatgtcacctacataaacgcgttggatcattgcgtttgtatcaaatacaaagtgagtcgtatccatagtgttactaaGATAAATACCCAACCTTAttcctatactatagaccctttaagctatATCTTGAACGTTGAttcctgtatgtctctacatactgttcaagactcatcaaacaacttaggatgttagtttattggatttaggttattaagataaaactaataatttaatcaataacacttattgaaattataataacactttattaataatgatcaatggattatatttactatctacgagttttaggacagaAAACCCAATACTTAGATGATACTAAAGGTTATGCAACTACCATTCACTAAACATCACTTTGGCGAGTTCATCCCTCAACTGACTCCATTTGTTTGAGGCCTCAATGTAGTTTATATCGTCACCTCCAGTCATTGCGTAGTTCAAGTCACCCTCATCGACGTCCTAAAAAATGACGTTCATAGTCTCTCGTTTTATTAGTTTATGCAGTAGACAACACGCCAAAATCATGCGACATTGGACTTGAACGGGGTAGTATGACTTTCCGTAGAGGATTGCCTATCGACCCCTCAACAAACCAAACGCTCTTTCAATAACATTTTGTGTAGATGAATGTTTCATGTTGAAGAACTCCGTTAATGTTATTAGTGCATTTCCAGCTCACTTTAtcccagggaaatccacttacactactagtaagtggggacagttatatatgaccaAGATAGTAAGACTGCATGGAGTGCCTGTATCTAtcgtttctgacagagatgctcgtttcacatcgaagttttggaaaggacttcagcttACATTGGGCACAAGGCTAGATTTCAGCATAATCTTTCAttctcagactgatggtcaaacagagaggttgaaccaTATTTCGGAAGAAATGCTACGAGCGTGTGTGCTTGAGTTTTCAAGGAGTTGAGACTCTCACTTGCacttgatggagtttgcctataataatagttatcaggctaccattggcatgacaccgtttgaggctctgtatggtaaagtgttgtagatctcctgtatgttggggtgaggttggtgagcagaaAATGTTAGGCCCTGAGTTAGTTTAGACTACCAACGtagccatacagaagattagagctcgtatattgacagcacagagcagacagaagaacTATGCCAATGAACGatgtaaggatctcgagtttgatgtgggagacatggtttttctgaaggtagcacctatgaagggtgttttgaggttcgagaagaaggggaagctaagtccacgtttcgtagggccatttgagatacttaAGCGGATTGGCCCAGTAGCTTATCATTTGGCGTTGCCTCTAGCGTTTCCTGCAGttcatgatgtattccatgtctctatgctgaggaagtatgtcgcagacccgacaCATGTAGTCGACTTTGAGTCATTGCAAATTAATGAGAACTTAAGCTACGAGGAGCAAcctgttgagattttggcaagagaAGTTAAGGTGCTCCGTAATCGAGGAATCgcactggtcaaagttctttggcgaaaccacggagtggaagaggctacatgggagagagaagacgACATGAGAGCTCAGTACCCCAAGCTGTTCGAGTATTAGAACTtttgaggacgaaagtttctcaaaggagggaatattgtaacgccctaaaaattaaggtaatttattatcttaagttaatttttttttataattatggGTGTTATTTGGTTGATTTATTTGATGTATGAAGATTGGATTCTATTAGATATTAGGAAAATATATAATTGTTGTAGTGTCTGGAGTTTGTGTTTTAATTAGAtgtatttaagaaaatttgattaattatatatttgattgtagCCTACTCGAGCCGAGTCGCACGTGAGTCCTTAACCGAGCCGACCAGCCAGTCCCTTCCTCCAGCCGAGCCGTCAGCCGATTTCTCTCCTCCAGCCGGGCCATTTGAGCTGCCAAGCTTCTTTTAACCCTATTTTGACCCATTTTTGGTAAGCTTTGGTatgtttgatttggtttttagcCTACCCAGCTAAGGTTTAATTTTTACCCTAACTAAGTTAATTGTTGAATTAAACTGGCTAGAGTTAACTGAAAATCGAGCTgggaatttgtccaactaagtctaAACGAGTTCGGCCTTGTCTTGGGTAAGTTACTTCAAATGGATTTTTGGACCATTAATTCTTTGAGGGTTAAGTTATTAAATTTGGTGTTTTCTAACTATTTTGAACTTtgttgcttggaaagcgtgaATTTACTGTTAGAATTCGATTAAGTTAAtctcaggtaagagattctattACTAGACCTCCGATTGAaattaagagaccgcatgtatttaTGGTTATGCTTGGATGatagctaaattgcataactCAGTGTTATTGATGATGACTGACATTGTATTGGTGATTGATGTCGTgaactgatgttatgttatgactaGCAGTATGTTGATGAGGATAACTGCGTTATGTTCATTTTTACGATATTGGTTAAGTATGTTATGATTGTTATgatatgccatgtttatgaaaCTGTTATGACATGTTACATGCTACGGATAGGGTGTGCTGTTAGcttttctattagagtcgtacccacatagGTGTCCCTCGGAATCACCACTTTTTTTATGACTGCATAGTTCGACGGGaccaccagtccagtatgacattgacattgacttagacatgattatgagtgatttgacggtgtcactcacagcccaattgtcttagtgtttccttcgggtacactacgaactagtttgtcctaggtgtttcctttgggtcaccgaagaccagatatgttcctacgggatcacagattgcacgtgttcggggacgtgccagtttaggAATACCACTTTATAGGACTcgaatagaaagttaacaggcacctagcggtgCTACtaatgggtcccttactgagtatatttttatgctcactctttcttgtttaattttttttaggcaaaggtagaggtaagggcaaaggcaagctggcgactgaaaagaagtgatcgtggcgagccatagagatcattttgcttccgctttatgtcattGTTCAGATTTCAGtatttgtattttaattttattcttttattgttattttatttctttaaaacttgATAGGGTctgagttaggattttatttttcgACTTATTTCCTTATACATTTGTTTAGGCTTTTAATGAGAAAttcgaggttttgttttatttttctattttaaaatttataaattttatttatcttttaaattagtaataaTTTCGACTtggtataaggagttgggttgttacactATAACCTTTTATGCTACGTGCCGATCAGTTATAAAATTAACTCAGAGGAACAAAATAAAAGTGTAAAAAATCATACATGCATGCAGAATCAAGATAAAAAAGGTTATTTCAACAAGAGTCTCTCAGGTAAATTAAAAAAGTGCCAGTCAGTTTCAAGGTCAGCAAATTAAAACATTTAcggtgtgtttgggggaggaaaagagttatggaggaaaaagattatgataatcctagtgttatgataatatgtgtttgggggaagagttattattggtagtgttattataatatgtgtttgagggaaagattattattgtagtattattataatatgtgtttgggggaaggattattattatagtattattataaaatgtgtttggaggaagagttatgagtgtagtattattataaaacttgtttggggcaaagattacgttaattagatatatgttatttttttaaaataaggaatgttaatataagaataaaaaatatataatttaattttttttattcatgatcaatattcaattatgtaattagaataaCCTAAACATAATTCTGTATAtaggttttgaaaaaaaattttacGTACCCTGTGAGTaacaaatatttgttttataaaataattatattgagtcccatttaataattttgtttcttctcttatgttatgtcgtgcaaaattaattcataaatccgtaaattcattagcgcatttaaaccaaattatttccacgtatatgcaacttataaatattgtaaaagAAAACTTCAACGAAAACACTACATTGATAGGATAATACAACAATTGATACCATTACATTTGAAAGCGAAATGAAAATACAAACTAATTAGCTTCAACAAAATTTCAAGTTCGTTATATAATAAGACATAACAAGTTAGAAGAACATATAGTCCAAGTAAGAAAAGTTTCAttaatacaaatacaacaaacaaactaGTCATTGGTTTTCTTGAAGAATAATGTTGCAGTACGGGTACATATTGTCGGGAACTTCAAGGAAAGCTTTCATGTCATCGATGTTACGCATAAGTATACGCATTAAGCGGTACCTATCCATTAATGTCAGCTCAGGGATGGCCTCCAACTGTCGAACAATCTCTTGACGTGTTAGGCTTGCGTCTTGACGTTGTAGGATAGGTCATTCAACAATGCGATGAAGTTGTTCATTTCCGTACTCAATCGCAGTACGAACTATGTCCCCACTATCTATGGTATGTCCTGGACGTTTCGGCTTAGACTCGCTTGAAATATTCCTACGTTCACTGACCCTAGCGGTTCTTGTTCCCATCAAATCATCAGGCGACATGTTCAATCCCTGATTGTACATTGGCGAGAAGTTCGTATCTGGCGCAGCCTTAGCGATAAATGCGTCATACCCAGCAGGATCGTTTGGCCTAATGTCCGTAAAACTCTCGGCCCGACCTCTTGTTGCACGATCTTTGCCAAACACATACGACAGTTCATCATAGTAGACAAACGACTTATTAAGGAGGCCTTTCGCCGCCGGATGACTCTGTATAAGTGCAATAATAAATTGTTAGTCCATGTATTGAAATAATAGTACAAGTGTTCAAATGACTAATAACGCACCTTTACCCAATCGTCAAAGACTTCTTTCTCTGCGACGAagcattttttttcatcattccaCCCAAAACCAATACACATTGGGTCACGCATCTCCGCAAGTGCATGGAACATTCTCttcatcaatttgattcggCTATCGATGGTTGAAGCATGGTTATTACAACCTGGGATCTTGAAGGCCATCATTCTCGCCAGCTGATTTAAGTACCCGAGGCGAAAGGTCCCATTGTCGGACCTCCACCCACCAACATTGACCAACTCCACGAGGcctgcctcttcctctttagtccaaCTATGTTTAGGTAGTCTCGATGAACTTTTCATGCTAGAAGTCAAACGCaaacatattagtttcattaaTTTCCGTATGATTAGATAACATACATACGATTAGTTTCATAGTACAGTGAACTCCTACTGAAAAATAGTTTGGCAGTAAGTTACTTGCGTAaccaatacattcaaaataatcatattccaaaaactatgacaaaataaGACTTATGGCAATCACtacttaagtatgaaaatgaacgggaaacatttaatttttctattggttacgcaactcccaatcagtaaacatttcttctgcaaggtcgtccctccattgactccactcattcgacgtctctatgtaatgtatgtcatcAGCGGCAGTAGTCGCGTGGGTGGAATCAACCTCATCTATGTTGTCTTCTATATCAAAGTTTGTCATCATGATAAGGTTGTGAAGGAGATAACATGCGAGTATTGTACGACATTGAACTTCTACAGGGTAGTATGACTTTCCTCGCAGTATCGCCCTTCGACCCTTCAAGACACCTAATGCTCTTTTGATTACATTACGAGCAGACAAATgcttcatattgaagaactctttcgaCGTTGAAGGTGCATTTTCAAGGCCACACCATTCTTGCAAGTGATAGCCTTGGCCTCTGTATGGTGCCAGGAAACCCTCCGCATTTGGGTACCCGGCATCAACCAGGTAGTAATAGCCTGTGATCACAATGCACAATTAAAATGTCGTAGCTGTTAATTGAAAAATTGCATTCATAGGTACAATGCCGTTGTTAGTTACCCTTGGGCACCTTCAGGCCATTAGTCTTGAAAGGGCATCACGGAGGATGCGTGAGTCCGCagctgatccttcccaaccgacAAGTACGTAAACAAAAtctcctttcgtgtcacacacgCTAAGTACATTTGTGGCCACCTCCCCCTTGCGTGTTCTATACCTAGCCCGATCACTTGCTAGAACGTTGACTTTTATGTATGTTCCATCTAATGCACCTAGGCAATTCTGCAACGCATAACTAAAATTATTGAGAAGAACTAACGTCGTTGTGTTGGAAGTACGTAGTTCGAGATAAATGTGTACGTCAAACTACCTCCATCTTTGATTTGTGCAATCATTAGGCACtggttgtggttttttcaaaagCTCTTCATGAAGTCGAATGACGACCAACAAGACCATGTTGAAATGGCGGGAAATTGTCTCACCCGACCGCATGAACTCTCGTAGAATGACACGATTTTTCACGTTGTGTGCAAGAATGTggaggaacattgctaccatctcctcaacatcgacGACTTCCGTCGACGTTAGTCCAGCAATGGTCCTCAATAGGTGACACAGAATGGCGAAACATCTTCGGTCCATTCTCATACTTTGGCGATAGACAAGGTCTGAGCCAtgaatcatgcgaaagtaagctaactatctaatcctatgcctagtttcatacgggatgtacgTTATCCTCTTCGTATCGTTCTTCAAGAGCTCCAACATTAGTAACAACTGACGTTGGGATGCTATGAACGCATTTATAATAGACGTCAACTCGTGTTCGTCCATTATAAATAATAGATTGACACCCTGTTGGAAAATAATCCTAACAACGCGTTAATTTCGAATGTTGTTAACCTAATTACCTACTACCAATCTAGGTTTTGAAATGTTGGAAATATCTTCAAAGGTAAACTAAGCCaatatgtttacaaattaaGTAATTGACTTTCTACTACTTTTTTGAAAATACGTTTGTGCAAATTTCATTACGTATATTTGGAAACCCATTTTTGTAAACTAATTACGTGGAATTGGAAAACAATTAACTAAGTgcgtttgtaaatattttttttttcaaaataggTTGTAAGAATGTGTAAGTtttcaaaatattgttttaggTGTACAAAAAACCATGTAAAAACTGTTGCGACATATTCTTGtaaacccattttcaaaataatggAATTTCACGGACACTTTATATAGCATTTTTTTTAAGCGAAAACAATTTAGCGAGTTAACGAATTTTGTAGGTTTTTTTAAGCATCGTGGTTAACTAAATTGTCAaactttttccttcttttttttaaaacaacgGTTCAATTGATTTCCAATGTGTCaaaatttttgtttcaaataacGTAACTGTACTTATAAAAAGCCATATTTAGGTACTATGCGCATTTTCAAGAAAAATAccttttcatttcaattttttatccATTGAACTTACGTAACTtagtaagaatcctaaaaagaCGTTCGAGTTGTACGTAAAAACCCTATAAAAGACCAACCTTTATTACACTTTTCCATAATGTGTAAAAAACGTATTTTCTATATCGGAAGTAAAAAATCCTAAACAATAGTTTTATGTCTGGGGGGTtacaaaattccaaaaaacTACATGTGACCGCGgaattattttttcttcaaacaatacataattaatggaaatgaattaataaacaaaagtataattaaacatagaaaggaAATAACATAGtaaccaaataacaattaattTACATAATGTATACAAACCTTATAATAAACAAACGGTAAGACTAAGGAAAGAACTGAAATTTATTACAAAATTCAATAATGTAGACCACACAAAGAATGGACTGTATAAATGAAAGAGGTTTATAGTCGTAGTACCTCATTTACGAAATGTTTACGTGCGGGAACTTGAAAGTACACCCCAAATAATTTCAAGTCATTATATATGCATGCCATATATGTTGCATAATGTAAAATGAATGAAAAAAGTGTAGTAAACATACCTTAACTATAAGGAGAACCTTAGAAATGCATGTAAAACACCAATAAATAACAGAACCGTTAGTACATAATGAAGGGGAAATAAAGTAGCCTCAGAGTTAAGAAATTCCCGCAAAGGCATTCGAGAAGAATGCATTTGCGGTAGAATTTCATGGGGTGGACTCTTTTAACATCATATGAAGAAGCAGACTAAGCAAAGAGAGTCAGAAAACTGAGATCATTAAAAATTACAGCAGAGACATGGTGAGAAAATAGTAGTCATTGTGACAAAACAGTGGCCAAACCGAGAGGATTGGATAGTTCAAAAGAGCAAATGATGATTGAAAATAACAAGCAAACATTGGGAAAAAAATAATGTGTTGTAAAGAAATGAATACACGGCCAAAAAAGGAATTAACATGTGTTTAAGCATAGGAGACATACACAACAGTGGTGAGAAATGGGATGCTTTACATGGTTAGTGAGCATTTTAGACAGAAAAAATTATGGTGTAATAGgaaaaaataaaacagcaaAATTAGACAAAATGAGATGGATACGAATAGGGAGAAAACAGAGTAGCCATTACAGATTATATATTGTGAAAAACAAATAAGAAGAGCAAAATTTGATGCACATACCAAAGAGCAATGAAAATAGACCAAATATGGAACACACTCGGGAATGGAATGCAAGAAGGGGAAGGGTGAAATATATAGTAAAGGGAAGATAGTAATAAATAGAGCAGCAAGCATTAAAGATGAAAGTGAATCCCATAAAATAGGGGATTTGACAAACGAGGGTGACAATTGAATAGAAGTTACTGTCAAACTTGAAAAAAGTAGTCATGGTCATATTTTTCAACACAAGTACACAGTAGACATGACATACACATCTTCAAAACAGAATGGCAATGAATATAGAATTCAATCACAAACCAGAAGGCAAGTAACAACAAGTGAATGCAACCATAGAAATGGAAAACCTTCTAGAAAAAATCCATACATGGAAGCATTAAAACAGAGTGTAACAAGGTTCATAAGCATACGAAAAAATGTTCTTGAGATGCAAGGTTCATACAAACCAACGAGGATGTAGGACACAATTTATGACATAGGGAGACAAATCAAATGAAAACAATTTCAGAACACAATAATGGAATCATATCATATACTGCCCAACATTAAACTCATCATTGGTAATGGGCAAAAAATTGTATATTGGACCCAAACAATAAACAAATATGACATAGGGACCGACGACCCCTGCCAAGCTCCGCCATACCCCTACTTCGCTTCCTTTCACCATTTCAGTATAGCATCTGTCACCCTAATGGTCGTTCAGTGGAAAGAAAAGTGCAATAAAGTAATTTTAGGATCGCCAAGGGATGGGAAGCGGCAAGGGATGGGAAGCGACAAGGGTTCATCGAAAGACCAAGCGTATGGATCGAGAGAGGATGAGAAACGTTTCAGAGGTAACGACATGTATCGCAACCGGTCAACGAAACAGAAGATGGATATTAATCGAACCGTTTCGGAGGCAGCCGTCGCAAAACGAAAATGGGATTCAAGGGCATGGACAAAAGAATCAGACAGATTAGAATGTGAGTCGAAGACGAACAACATGACCCGATGCTTCGAAAAAGGGAGGAGAATGTTTCCTTTTGCTTAAGACTGaagagaaaggagaaaagaTTAGAAAAGGTGAAGATGATCGGAgggaaagggaagaaaaagtTGAGCTAAGTATTCAAGACTTTGGCAATAAAGCTAAGCTAAAGAGAGACGTTAAGTTAATTGTGTTAATTGCTTAAGTTAATAGCTaagctaaaaagaaaaagaaaaattcaaaagctatttttttctgtttttgttaattttcaaaattaaagttggcttgtttttttaaaccattagtaaagaaaaaaaaaaggtaaagtaGATAGCAAATAAGAAAATTAGGAAATTGAAGTAGTGGGTTTATagacttaatttaaaaaaaaaaatcaaaaaccaAATTATTACCGAATGCAATCTAATGATACAGTGAAATAGAAATTATATCCAAAGACATGTATGTTGATATATAAAacgtaaataataataataataaaaagaaatataggGTTTATGAATAGACCCAAAAGAAGAGGACAAGGAGTTGGTGATGTTCAAAAAGATAAGGTAGAGTTTTTGTGTGGAGGTGGTGATATATAATAGTACTGAAGGAAAGAGAAAGGTATGGTGAGTTTGTAATTAAAAAGCTAAGagaaaagcaaaaaagaaaaaaaatgatgcaAGAAGAAGGTAGGAAGGAAGAAGATGGTAAGAGTTCACTTGTAATTCTGATCACGGGAGTGAGCAGAGGGTTAGGACGAAGTTTGGGTTTAGAGTTGGCAAAGCTTGGTCATACCATTGTTGGTTGTTCTCGTAATCATGACACTCTTCATTCTCTTCAAACGCAACTCTCTTCTGTCTCCACTAAACAACACTTGCTCCTCAACCTTGATGTGGTAACTATTTCTTCCATCATTTCTTTTCACTGTTATTactacacacacacatacatatatatcaTTACTgtatatatcattatatttcaAATCAATTCTTTTGGGTTTTGTGTAGACTTCCAATAGTGGTGTTGAAGATCTACTTCAAGCTGTCCTTCAAACAAATCTCATTCCTGATATCCTTGGTACCTTTAAATATTCACATTTCAATAAAAGGGagcaaaattaaaaagaaaaagaaaaactgatTTCACAgagaatatagttttaaaataattatagattttaaaaaattcctaaataatctatatatatctacaAGAGATTGTAGGATAAACGTTTCTTTCACGATTAACATGCAGgtaaatttgatatttaaataACTCAATCAACTATTTTAGCCTATCTTTTTAACATCACACCCGATAAAagaaaatctaaacaatctaaacaatcgtgtaacgattaaatctaaacaaacgtgtaacgattaaatctaaacaatcgtgtactcgtgataatagccaaatctaaataatcataTTTTGTATTTTCGACTTTGAATCGGATcattattcatttatttttttgattaTACTTAATAATATGTATGAATATTCTATCTGTTTAGTGAACAATGCTGGTATAGCGAATGAGAAGTCAAAGTTTTGGGAGATTCCTCAAAAGGAATTTGATTCAGTGATTGATACAAATATCAAAGGAACAGCAAATGTACTTCGTCATTTCATTCCTCCTATGATCGCAAGGGAGAAGAAAATTATTGTGAACATGTCTTCATTGTGGGGAAGAATTGGGGCTCCTATGGTACGTACTACGGTCTGTCTACACATTTTCTGGTAAACTTTATTTATCTATGCATCAGTACGAAATGTTAGAAAAGGAACACCCCACAGTTCTACTAACTGGAAGAAAGAAAGTCAGTTAAAAAGTATTATAATCACACAAAATTCTCCTCTAATTCCAATGGTAAAGAGAGTATGCTCTAATAGACTATGGAAGAGGTTTGGTACAAAAAGGTTGTAATGTAGAGTGTTGCGTTCTACTTTATCAAAGTACTTTTGAACAACAAATACCATTTTGTTACATCTGTAGTGTTTCAAGTCCATCAAATCTTGTAGAATAAGGTGGTTGGCCCAACTACCATCCCTTCTAAGTTCACAATAAACAACTAAATAAACTATTTCAGTACTAAACAATATAAAAACATTGAAGTCTGAACAAAGACTTTTTACAAACTCTACGTTCCAAACATAAATTCTCTAActccaaattttataactattaatTCAGTTCTCACCGTATAGCGCATCAAAGTGGGGAAT
This window encodes:
- the LOC103499380 gene encoding NADPH-dependent pterin aldehyde reductase-like isoform X2, encoding MMQEEGRKEEDGKSSLVILITGVSRGLGRSLGLELAKLGHTIVGCSRNHDTLHSLQTQLSSVSTKQHLLLNLDVTSNSGVEDLLQAVLQTNLIPDILVNNAGIANEKSKFWEIPQKEFDSVIDTNIKGTANVLRHFIPPMIAREKKIIVNMSSLWGRIGAPMFSPYSASKWGIEGLTKSIAEELPKGMAIIALHPGIVNTDMLRTAFGDFASNYQNPQQWATKAASMILNLSSADNGASLTVEDPGILVR
- the LOC103499380 gene encoding NADPH-dependent pterin aldehyde reductase-like isoform X1, with the protein product MMQEEGRKEEDGKSSLVILITGVSRGLGRSLGLELAKLGHTIVGCSRNHDTLHSLQTQLSSVSTKQHLLLNLDVTSNSGVEDLLQAVLQTNLIPDILVNNAGIANEKSKFWEIPQKEFDSVIDTNIKGTANVLRHFIPPMIAREKKIIVNMSSLWGRIGAPMVRTTVCLHIFCASKWGIEGLTKSIAEELPKGMAIIALHPGIVNTDMLRTAFGDFASNYQNPQQWATKAASMILNLSSADNGASLTVEDPGILVR